The Mesorhizobium sp. M1D.F.Ca.ET.043.01.1.1 genome contains a region encoding:
- a CDS encoding FCD domain-containing protein encodes MDPIARTIANDVYEQLRHDIISCRMLPGSKINIQALVQKYDVSLGAVREALSKLSAEGLVDARAQRGYTVSDVSPEDLAELTDARVRIEQECLKLAIEKGGLEWETDIVAALHRLSHTPYTIPGDTAILDQRWVKAHREFHRALVSGCDNRWLLRIRSQLYDQSERYRQLSVPLARSERDVAREHRDIADAVIARDVTRACAAIASHMWTTTQIVTTGLS; translated from the coding sequence ATGGATCCGATTGCCCGCACTATTGCCAACGACGTCTACGAGCAGCTTCGTCACGATATCATTTCGTGTCGCATGCTGCCGGGTTCCAAGATCAATATACAGGCTCTCGTGCAGAAGTATGACGTGAGCCTGGGCGCTGTCCGCGAAGCGCTATCGAAACTTTCGGCTGAGGGCCTTGTCGACGCAAGAGCGCAGCGCGGATACACGGTCTCAGACGTGTCCCCCGAAGATCTCGCTGAACTAACTGACGCCCGCGTCCGCATCGAGCAGGAGTGCCTCAAGCTCGCTATCGAGAAAGGCGGGTTAGAATGGGAGACTGATATCGTGGCCGCACTTCACCGTCTCAGCCACACGCCATACACGATACCCGGCGACACTGCTATCCTGGATCAGCGCTGGGTCAAGGCGCATCGCGAATTTCACCGCGCTTTGGTTTCGGGTTGTGACAACCGCTGGCTGCTTCGTATCCGCTCGCAACTGTACGATCAGAGCGAACGCTACCGTCAGCTCTCTGTGCCGCTAGCAAGATCAGAACGCGATGTAGCGCGAGAGCACAGGGATATCGCAGATGCTGTCATTGCCCGAGATGTCACGCGCGCCTGCGCGGCGATAGCATCGCACATGTGGACGACGACGCAGATCGTCACGACCGGGCTGAGCTGA
- a CDS encoding SDR family NAD(P)-dependent oxidoreductase: protein MNASPVTLPKAPSFRLDGRRALVTGAGRGIGLALATALSEAGADTVLAARTRSEVEEVATALRDRGGKAEALVLDVTDIAGAGELIAQQPAFDIAVINAGTNRPKLMAEVSEADYDIVLDLNVKAAYFSAQAVVRKMLAEHIRGSIIFTTSQMGHVAMAARTLYCASKHAVEGLVKAMAIELAPRGIRVNSIAPTFIETPMTAPYFESKAFRDEVLSKIKLGRLGRVEDLMGAVVFLGSDAAALMTGTSIKIDGGWTAE from the coding sequence ATGAACGCGTCGCCCGTCACGCTGCCGAAGGCGCCCTCGTTCCGGCTCGATGGGCGTCGCGCGTTGGTGACGGGCGCGGGTCGTGGAATCGGACTGGCCTTGGCCACGGCGCTTTCGGAGGCCGGGGCTGACACGGTGCTTGCCGCGCGGACCAGGAGCGAGGTGGAGGAGGTCGCGACGGCGCTGAGGGATCGTGGCGGCAAAGCGGAGGCGCTCGTTCTGGACGTTACCGACATTGCCGGAGCCGGCGAATTGATTGCACAACAGCCAGCTTTCGACATCGCGGTGATCAATGCGGGCACCAATAGGCCCAAGCTGATGGCCGAGGTATCCGAGGCGGACTATGACATCGTTCTGGATCTCAACGTCAAGGCTGCCTATTTCTCGGCACAGGCCGTTGTTCGCAAAATGCTGGCGGAGCATATCCGGGGTTCGATTATTTTCACGACCTCACAGATGGGTCACGTGGCAATGGCAGCGCGAACGCTTTATTGCGCGTCCAAGCATGCGGTGGAGGGACTTGTGAAGGCCATGGCCATCGAGCTCGCGCCACGGGGCATCCGCGTCAATAGCATTGCCCCCACCTTCATCGAAACCCCGATGACCGCTCCTTACTTTGAAAGCAAAGCATTTCGAGATGAGGTATTGTCCAAAATCAAGCTTGGCCGACTCGGTCGAGTCGAGGATCTCATGGGTGCCGTTGTGTTTCTGGGTTCAGATGCCGCCGCGTTGATGACGGGCACTTCCATTAAGATTGACGGAGGCTGGACAGCGGAATGA
- the bioD gene encoding dethiobiotin synthase has protein sequence MTARFIVTGTDTGVGKTVFSAGLAGLLNGFYWKPVQSGLDEETDSEVVARLSGLPSGRVLPEVYRLKTPLSPHRSAEIDGVAIEAAKLSLPELAGPLIIEGAGGLMVPLNRQTRFIDIFRDWQLPVILCARTALGTINHTLLSLEALRARSIPLLGIAFIGGEMADTQRTIAEMGKVRVLGRLPRLDPLTPEALSAAMRAAFNVAEFMEARA, from the coding sequence ATGACGGCACGCTTCATCGTGACCGGCACCGACACCGGTGTCGGCAAGACGGTGTTTTCGGCCGGTCTAGCGGGGCTGCTTAACGGCTTCTATTGGAAGCCGGTGCAATCGGGCCTCGACGAAGAGACCGACAGCGAGGTCGTTGCCCGGCTTTCTGGCCTACCTTCAGGGCGCGTCCTGCCGGAAGTATACCGTCTGAAGACGCCTCTGTCGCCGCATCGATCGGCCGAAATCGATGGCGTCGCGATCGAGGCGGCAAAGCTCTCGCTTCCGGAGTTGGCCGGCCCACTCATCATCGAAGGTGCCGGCGGGCTGATGGTGCCGCTCAATCGGCAGACGAGGTTCATCGATATTTTCCGGGATTGGCAACTGCCGGTCATTCTTTGCGCACGCACAGCGCTCGGCACCATCAATCACACCTTGCTTTCGTTGGAAGCTCTGCGTGCCCGCTCCATTCCGTTGCTCGGCATCGCGTTCATCGGCGGCGAGATGGCCGATACGCAAAGGACGATCGCCGAAATGGGCAAGGTTCGCGTGCTCGGTCGTCTGCCGCGTCTCGATCCGCTGACGCCCGAGGCGCTTTCGGCGGCGATGCGGGCCGCGTTCAACGTCGCCGAGTTCATGGAGGCCCGGGCATGA
- a CDS encoding beta-ketoacyl-ACP synthase III: MNRTARIIGLGHHVPARKVGNAEIEASLGLEEGWIEGRTGIRSRFCAEPGDTLSWLAANAGDMALETAGIDRKDIGLLLLATSTPDHLLPPSAPLVAHRLGLEKAGGVDLAGACAGFIYAMTFADGFVRLNNKPAVVIAANILSRRINPAERASAVLFADAAGAVVLAPSIDPGHGILGSSLASDGSAYDLIHIPAGGSNRPFAEEIDIAETRMTIANGRDVFVKAVEMMSRCASEALAAAGLSAPDIARFVPHQANARIFNAVGKSLGIEDERIVKTIADYGNSSAATIPLSLSIAHGANPFRSGEKLLLAAAGAGLTGGALVVGV, encoded by the coding sequence ATGAACCGCACGGCGCGCATCATAGGCCTGGGCCATCACGTGCCGGCTCGAAAAGTCGGCAATGCCGAGATCGAGGCAAGCCTCGGGCTGGAAGAGGGCTGGATCGAAGGGCGAACCGGCATCCGCTCGCGCTTCTGCGCGGAGCCCGGCGATACGCTTTCCTGGCTGGCGGCCAATGCGGGCGACATGGCGCTTGAGACCGCCGGCATCGATCGCAAAGATATCGGCCTGCTTCTCCTGGCAACTTCAACGCCGGACCATCTCCTGCCGCCGAGCGCGCCGCTGGTGGCGCACAGGCTCGGCCTCGAAAAGGCCGGAGGAGTCGACCTCGCGGGTGCCTGCGCGGGGTTCATCTACGCCATGACCTTCGCCGACGGCTTCGTGCGCCTCAACAACAAACCGGCCGTCGTCATCGCAGCCAACATATTGAGCCGCCGGATCAATCCGGCCGAGCGGGCGAGCGCCGTGCTGTTCGCCGATGCCGCCGGCGCAGTGGTGCTCGCCCCATCAATCGATCCCGGTCACGGCATCCTCGGTTCCTCGCTCGCCTCGGACGGTTCTGCCTACGACCTGATCCATATCCCGGCCGGCGGCAGCAACCGTCCCTTCGCGGAAGAGATCGACATCGCCGAAACCCGCATGACCATCGCCAATGGCCGCGACGTCTTCGTCAAGGCTGTGGAGATGATGAGCCGCTGTGCAAGCGAGGCGCTGGCGGCCGCCGGCCTTTCGGCGCCGGACATCGCCCGCTTCGTGCCGCATCAGGCAAATGCCCGCATTTTCAACGCGGTCGGCAAGTCGCTCGGCATCGAGGATGAGCGCATCGTCAAGACCATCGCAGACTATGGCAACTCGTCGGCCGCAACGATCCCTCTGTCGCTGTCGATCGCCCACGGTGCCAACCCCTTTCGGTCGGGCGAGAAGCTGCTGCTGGCGGCCGCCGGCGCGGGCCTGACTGGCGGGGCGCTGGTGGTTGGCGTTTAG
- a CDS encoding adenosylmethionine--8-amino-7-oxononanoate transaminase has product MNRSTVWHPFTQHATEPAPPTIVRTEGAYVETRDGKRILDAISSWWVVTHGHRHPKIIEAIRNATETLDQVIFAGLSHEPAEQLASALVDMALPGLDWVFYSDSGSTSVEVALKMALGFHRNNGAPRSRIVVMEHSYHGDTIGTMSVGARGVFNAAYEPLLFEVDTIPFPASGWEQKTLDAFERLARDRQVAALIVEPLVLGAGGMLMYPAWILAELKRIAERTETLFIADEVMTGWGRTGTIFACEQAAVAPDILCTSKGLTGGSLPLAATLATEAIFRAHYSSDRARTFFHSSSYTANPIACAAARANVGIWNDEPVVERIAALSRMQAEKVARFSRDPHFENVRTSGTIAALDLRVGNAGYLAEVGPKLRAFFLERGLLVRPLGNVIYVLPPYCVTSDELDRLYDAIDEAAGLAGNKR; this is encoded by the coding sequence ATGAACCGCTCCACTGTCTGGCATCCCTTCACCCAACATGCCACCGAGCCGGCGCCGCCGACGATCGTGCGCACCGAGGGCGCCTATGTCGAGACGCGCGACGGCAAGCGCATACTCGATGCGATCTCCTCCTGGTGGGTCGTCACCCACGGCCATCGCCACCCGAAGATCATCGAGGCGATCCGCAACGCGACCGAGACTCTCGACCAGGTGATCTTCGCCGGCCTCAGCCACGAGCCTGCCGAGCAATTGGCGTCGGCGCTGGTCGACATGGCATTGCCGGGTCTCGACTGGGTCTTTTACTCGGACAGCGGCTCGACCAGCGTCGAGGTGGCGCTTAAAATGGCGCTCGGCTTTCATCGCAACAACGGCGCACCCCGCTCGCGCATCGTCGTGATGGAACACAGCTATCACGGCGACACCATCGGCACGATGAGCGTCGGCGCGCGCGGCGTCTTCAACGCCGCTTACGAGCCGCTGCTGTTCGAGGTCGACACCATCCCCTTCCCCGCGTCGGGCTGGGAGCAAAAAACGCTCGATGCCTTCGAACGGCTGGCGCGCGACCGGCAGGTTGCCGCGCTGATCGTCGAGCCGCTGGTGCTAGGCGCCGGAGGCATGCTCATGTATCCTGCCTGGATCCTTGCCGAGCTCAAACGCATTGCCGAGCGCACCGAGACGCTTTTCATCGCCGACGAAGTCATGACCGGCTGGGGCCGCACCGGCACTATCTTCGCCTGCGAGCAGGCAGCGGTCGCGCCCGACATATTGTGTACCTCCAAGGGGCTGACGGGCGGCTCGCTGCCGCTTGCGGCGACGCTTGCCACCGAGGCGATCTTCCGCGCGCATTATTCCAGCGATCGCGCCAGGACCTTCTTCCATTCGAGCTCCTACACGGCGAATCCGATCGCCTGCGCGGCGGCGCGCGCGAATGTCGGCATCTGGAACGACGAGCCGGTGGTGGAACGCATAGCTGCGCTGTCGCGGATGCAAGCGGAAAAGGTTGCGCGGTTCAGTCGGGATCCGCATTTCGAGAATGTACGCACCAGCGGCACAATCGCGGCGCTCGACCTCCGAGTCGGCAATGCAGGCTATCTCGCCGAGGTCGGGCCAAAACTGCGCGCCTTCTTCCTCGAGCGCGGATTGCTGGTGAGACCGCTGGGCAACGTCATCTACGTGCTGCCGCCCTATTGCGTCACATCGGACGAGCTCGACCGGCTTTACGACGCTATCGACGAGGCTGCCGGCCTTGCGGGCAACAAGAGATGA
- a CDS encoding sugar ABC transporter ATP-binding protein yields the protein MTVLLSLQNISKRFPGVLAVDEIDMELRQHEVLGLIGQNGSGKSTLMKIIGGLHQPSAGEMRLRGSPVRFGSPLEAARAGIGLVHQEQSLIGNLTVAENLFIDKPTDFSRFGFYRRGRMNDAARIQLDKVELDVAPDTPVDQLTFAQRQMAELAKVLSLEELVEGHLVVLFDEPTSVLTPTEIQALFRQVRRLKMRSSVVFISHRMDEVLAISDRVYVLSDGRNVAERVKGETDPDELYELMVGRQRAGSVLPRSNPPGKDAPKRLAVRDLTVPGKVEDVTFDVASGEIVGLIGVQGSGAEAVCRAIFGVEDSHSGHIEYEGRPVRVSCPSGAVGLGIGYVPAERKAEAMMKGMSVCQNMTVTFGSDYGYGGLLLSKRRERREAANWVERLKIKTPSLDHRIDQLSGGNQQKAVLSKWLLGRSLRLLVLDHPTRGLDPGARADLFNAIRQLAEDGLSIVFVGDTLDEMVTLSDTILVLRDGRLSQRFDDVQTKRPSEEDIVRAMV from the coding sequence ATGACCGTACTCCTGTCACTGCAAAATATCTCCAAGCGCTTCCCCGGCGTGCTCGCTGTCGATGAGATAGACATGGAGCTGCGTCAGCACGAGGTTCTCGGCCTGATCGGCCAGAACGGATCGGGCAAGTCGACATTGATGAAGATCATAGGCGGCCTCCATCAACCAAGCGCCGGGGAAATGCGTCTGCGGGGTTCGCCCGTGCGCTTCGGCTCTCCCCTGGAGGCCGCGCGAGCGGGCATTGGTCTTGTCCATCAGGAGCAGTCGCTCATCGGCAATCTCACCGTTGCCGAGAACCTTTTCATCGACAAGCCGACCGACTTCAGCCGCTTCGGATTCTATCGGCGCGGCCGGATGAACGATGCGGCCCGCATCCAACTGGACAAGGTCGAACTCGATGTCGCGCCGGATACGCCCGTCGACCAGCTGACCTTCGCGCAGCGCCAGATGGCCGAACTGGCCAAAGTGCTGTCGCTTGAGGAACTGGTGGAGGGCCATCTCGTCGTCCTGTTCGACGAGCCGACATCGGTCCTGACGCCGACCGAGATCCAGGCGCTGTTCAGGCAGGTGCGGCGACTGAAGATGCGCTCATCGGTCGTCTTCATCTCGCATCGCATGGACGAGGTGCTGGCGATCTCCGACCGGGTCTATGTGCTTTCCGACGGACGCAATGTCGCCGAAAGAGTGAAGGGCGAGACCGACCCCGACGAGTTGTACGAGCTGATGGTCGGACGCCAGCGCGCGGGCTCGGTGCTGCCGCGGAGCAACCCGCCGGGCAAGGACGCGCCGAAGCGACTGGCAGTGCGCGACCTGACGGTACCGGGCAAAGTCGAGGATGTGACCTTCGATGTCGCGTCCGGGGAGATCGTCGGCTTGATCGGCGTCCAGGGATCCGGCGCCGAGGCGGTCTGCCGCGCGATTTTCGGCGTCGAGGACAGCCATAGCGGCCACATCGAATATGAGGGTCGGCCGGTGCGTGTCAGCTGTCCAAGCGGCGCCGTCGGTCTCGGCATAGGCTATGTCCCGGCCGAGCGTAAGGCGGAAGCGATGATGAAAGGGATGAGTGTCTGCCAGAACATGACCGTAACCTTCGGGTCCGACTATGGCTATGGCGGGCTCTTGCTGTCGAAGCGGCGCGAACGGCGCGAGGCGGCGAACTGGGTTGAGCGGCTCAAGATCAAAACGCCGTCGCTCGACCACCGCATCGACCAGCTTTCCGGCGGAAATCAGCAGAAGGCCGTGCTCAGCAAATGGCTTCTGGGCCGCTCGCTGCGGCTGCTGGTGCTCGATCATCCAACCCGCGGTCTCGATCCCGGAGCGCGCGCCGATCTTTTCAACGCGATCCGTCAATTGGCCGAAGACGGCCTGTCGATCGTCTTCGTCGGCGACACGCTGGATGAGATGGTGACCCTCTCGGACACGATCCTGGTGTTGCGGGACGGGAGGCTCAGCCAGCGCTTCGATGACGTGCAAACCAAACGGCCGTCGGAAGAAGACATCGTGAGGGCGATGGTATGA
- the hisD gene encoding histidinol dehydrogenase gives MIRILKSGRSAEAKATDASAVRGAVESVLIDVEARGDSALRELSQKFDRWSPPSFRLSQDEIDACVEALSSRQLDDIRFAQAQIRRFAEVQKAALKDVEVETLPGVVLGHRNIPMNSVGCYVPGGKYPLVASAHMGIVTAKVAGVNRVIAMTPPFQGRPAAAVIAAMALAGADEIYVLGGIQAVAAMAIGTETIAPVDFLVGPGNAYVAEAKRQLFGRVGIDLLAGPTETLVIADDTADAELCATDLLGQAEHGPNSPAILLTTSEQLATQTMAEVERLLGILPTAAIAKQAWADFGQVIVCDTDDEMVSEADRIASEHVQVMTRDPDYFLQRMTNYGALFLGPRTNVAYGDKVIGTNHTLPTLGTARFTGGLWVGKFLKTCTYQKVLTDEASVIIGEYCSRLCVLEGFLSHAEQANVRLRRYGARNIPYAEAAE, from the coding sequence ATGATCAGAATACTGAAGTCGGGTCGGTCCGCGGAAGCCAAGGCAACCGATGCCAGCGCCGTCCGCGGCGCGGTCGAGAGTGTTCTCATCGACGTCGAGGCCCGTGGCGACTCTGCGTTGCGGGAACTGTCGCAGAAGTTTGACCGGTGGTCGCCACCGTCTTTTCGCCTTTCGCAGGACGAGATCGATGCATGCGTCGAGGCGCTGTCTTCCCGCCAGCTGGACGATATCCGCTTCGCGCAGGCACAGATCCGCCGCTTTGCGGAAGTCCAGAAGGCCGCGCTCAAGGATGTCGAGGTCGAGACACTGCCCGGCGTGGTGCTCGGCCACCGCAACATTCCCATGAATTCGGTCGGCTGCTACGTGCCGGGAGGCAAATATCCGCTTGTGGCATCCGCCCATATGGGGATCGTCACCGCCAAGGTGGCCGGCGTGAACCGGGTTATCGCCATGACGCCGCCGTTCCAGGGAAGACCGGCCGCGGCCGTCATCGCAGCCATGGCTCTGGCGGGCGCCGACGAGATTTATGTGCTGGGCGGCATCCAGGCGGTGGCCGCGATGGCGATCGGCACCGAGACGATAGCGCCGGTCGACTTTCTGGTCGGCCCGGGGAATGCCTATGTCGCCGAGGCCAAGCGGCAGCTCTTCGGCCGCGTCGGCATAGACCTGCTCGCCGGGCCGACGGAAACGCTTGTGATCGCGGACGACACGGCCGATGCCGAACTCTGCGCCACGGATCTGCTTGGGCAGGCCGAGCATGGTCCGAACTCGCCGGCCATCTTGCTGACCACGTCGGAGCAACTCGCGACGCAAACGATGGCCGAGGTCGAGCGGCTTCTCGGCATCTTGCCGACCGCAGCCATCGCAAAGCAGGCGTGGGCCGATTTCGGCCAGGTGATCGTTTGCGACACCGACGACGAAATGGTGAGCGAGGCGGACCGCATCGCTTCCGAGCATGTGCAGGTCATGACGCGCGATCCCGATTACTTTCTGCAGCGTATGACCAACTATGGAGCGCTTTTTCTCGGACCGAGGACGAACGTCGCCTATGGCGACAAGGTGATCGGCACGAACCACACCCTGCCGACTTTGGGAACGGCGCGTTTTACGGGCGGGCTTTGGGTCGGCAAATTCCTGAAAACCTGCACCTACCAAAAGGTTCTCACCGACGAAGCCTCGGTGATAATCGGGGAATATTGCTCGCGACTTTGCGTCCTGGAGGGATTCCTCAGTCATGCCGAGCAGGCCAATGTGAGATTGCGGCGCTATGGCGCGCGCAACATTCCTTATGCTGAGGCCGCGGAATGA
- a CDS encoding VOC family protein yields the protein MRPMVQRLGYVALNVADIDTAIEDACTIAGARVVERERGRALLTSNQRHAELVLHAGDGDSVRAIGLQAHDAEAVAAVRIRAEQAGLRVLSERPSLACIERSVTFATGEGHVFEVHTPMPLTQPVRHTGPGIRPRCLDHVNLSSRDSEAISRELEAVLGLRQSERTTGHEIVWMRAADNRHHTVATVKGPSGLHHFSWEFASFDDFKRLGDTLDAQGRFLVWGPGRHGAGDNLFAYYIDRSGFMVECIAEMEVIEDENHQARIADPGENLSNPKVVNRWGALPPRLWTEHFMPFAAPIAA from the coding sequence ATGAGACCGATGGTTCAGCGGCTGGGTTATGTCGCCCTCAACGTGGCGGATATAGATACCGCGATAGAAGACGCTTGCACGATAGCAGGCGCCCGCGTCGTCGAGCGGGAGCGAGGTCGAGCGTTGCTGACCTCGAACCAGCGTCATGCCGAACTCGTCCTGCATGCCGGCGATGGCGACAGCGTTCGAGCAATCGGGCTGCAGGCCCACGATGCCGAGGCGGTCGCCGCGGTCCGCATCCGTGCCGAACAGGCTGGCCTCAGAGTTCTGTCCGAGCGTCCCTCGCTTGCGTGCATCGAGCGCTCCGTCACTTTCGCGACCGGCGAGGGCCATGTGTTCGAGGTCCACACGCCGATGCCGCTCACGCAGCCGGTCCGTCACACAGGCCCGGGCATCCGCCCGCGCTGCCTCGATCACGTTAACCTGTCGAGCAGGGATTCGGAGGCGATCAGCCGGGAGCTCGAGGCCGTGCTGGGGCTTCGACAGTCCGAGAGGACCACCGGCCATGAAATCGTCTGGATGCGTGCGGCCGACAACCGCCACCACACAGTCGCGACCGTCAAAGGACCGAGCGGGTTGCACCACTTCAGCTGGGAGTTCGCCAGCTTCGACGATTTCAAGCGGCTGGGGGATACGCTTGACGCACAGGGGCGCTTCCTCGTCTGGGGACCTGGCCGCCATGGCGCCGGCGACAATCTGTTCGCCTACTACATCGACCGGTCCGGGTTCATGGTGGAATGCATCGCCGAGATGGAGGTGATCGAGGACGAGAACCATCAGGCAAGGATTGCCGACCCCGGCGAAAACCTATCAAATCCCAAGGTCGTGAACCGCTGGGGCGCGCTGCCGCCCCGCCTTTGGACGGAGCATTTCATGCCGTTCGCCGCGCCAATCGCTGCCTGA
- a CDS encoding VOC family protein — protein sequence MTAIRKRQPEAGGEGILGIHSVNHFVLAVPDLKEAERFHQAFGLDVVGHRAGYAVRTEGVDHNWGFFVQGSRKQLQHLSFGVFDDDFQRFKLHLESKGMELLSPPKGFESNGLWFRDHDGNLIELVVSAKTSPDFKAQSGHASTPAGIVAAPLRSKAAKVRPTRLAHILIFTRDVQKAIDFYTGVLGMGLSDRSGDNIAFLHGRHGSDHHMLAFVKSSAPGLHHTSWDVPLIDNVGQGAMQMADKGFSRGWGLGRHVLGSNFFHYIRDPWGSYAEYSCDIDYIPAEMDWESKDHDPEDSFYIWGPTPPDDFARNYEAE from the coding sequence ATGACGGCAATTCGCAAGCGGCAGCCTGAGGCAGGAGGCGAGGGCATCCTCGGCATCCACTCCGTCAACCACTTCGTGCTGGCCGTGCCTGACCTCAAGGAGGCCGAGCGCTTCCATCAGGCTTTCGGCCTTGACGTGGTCGGCCACCGTGCCGGCTATGCGGTGCGTACCGAGGGTGTCGACCACAATTGGGGCTTCTTCGTCCAGGGTTCGCGCAAGCAGCTGCAGCATCTGTCCTTCGGCGTCTTCGACGACGATTTCCAGCGTTTCAAACTGCATCTGGAGTCCAAAGGGATGGAGCTTCTATCTCCGCCCAAGGGCTTTGAATCCAATGGACTGTGGTTCCGCGATCATGACGGCAACCTGATAGAGTTGGTCGTGAGCGCCAAGACATCGCCGGACTTCAAGGCGCAGTCGGGGCATGCCTCAACGCCCGCCGGCATTGTCGCCGCGCCGCTGCGCAGCAAGGCGGCGAAGGTTCGCCCGACCCGGCTTGCCCACATCCTGATCTTCACCCGTGATGTCCAGAAGGCGATCGATTTCTACACCGGCGTCCTGGGCATGGGACTATCCGACCGGTCGGGAGACAACATCGCATTCCTGCATGGCCGCCACGGCAGCGACCATCACATGCTTGCCTTCGTCAAATCATCGGCGCCCGGCCTGCATCATACAAGCTGGGACGTGCCGCTGATCGACAATGTCGGGCAAGGTGCGATGCAGATGGCCGACAAGGGTTTTTCGAGAGGCTGGGGACTGGGGCGGCATGTGCTGGGTTCGAACTTCTTCCATTACATCCGCGACCCCTGGGGCAGCTACGCCGAATACTCGTGCGACATCGACTACATCCCGGCCGAAATGGATTGGGAATCCAAGGACCATGACCCGGAGGATTCATTTTACATCTGGGGGCCGACTCCGCCTGACGACTTCGCCCGCAACTATGAGGCTGAGTAG
- a CDS encoding ABC transporter permease, whose product MTPTLARMFPSIRSAGDLLRACGPAIVLVLVFAAVIWIAPGILKWRAINALLFDAAPLLILVIGSTLPVLLGCIDLSAAAMASFSAVVVALLVPEFGSAAVPMVLVGAAGIGAAQGWLIGRLQIPSFVMTLGTLGLFSGLALYLSNASTVGLSPGVAPLDFLGGRTHGVPNAFLAVVAVWAFLSLLLRFTRVGRDIYAFGASELAAYMSGVRRDLIRSCAFAISSVCAALGGMMLLSQTLYSAPTMASNLLLPALVGVVAGGTAISGGVGGLSASLIGGLTAVMVRVGATIAGLPGAAQDVAFGIIILVAVAVTTDRTKIGIVK is encoded by the coding sequence ATGACCCCCACACTCGCCCGAATGTTCCCATCCATCCGATCCGCCGGCGACCTGCTGCGCGCTTGCGGGCCGGCCATTGTCCTCGTGCTGGTGTTTGCGGCTGTGATCTGGATCGCGCCGGGTATTCTCAAATGGCGCGCGATCAATGCGCTGCTCTTCGATGCAGCGCCGCTGCTGATCCTGGTTATCGGCAGCACCCTTCCGGTGCTGCTCGGCTGCATCGACCTGTCGGCAGCTGCCATGGCGTCGTTTTCAGCGGTGGTCGTGGCGCTGCTTGTCCCCGAATTCGGTTCGGCCGCCGTGCCGATGGTGCTTGTTGGAGCGGCAGGGATCGGGGCCGCCCAGGGGTGGCTGATCGGGCGGCTTCAGATTCCTTCCTTCGTGATGACCCTTGGGACGCTTGGCCTGTTTTCGGGCCTGGCCCTTTATCTCAGCAACGCCTCGACCGTCGGCCTCAGTCCTGGAGTTGCGCCGCTCGACTTTCTCGGCGGCAGGACGCATGGCGTGCCCAACGCGTTCCTCGCGGTGGTCGCGGTGTGGGCATTCCTGTCCCTTTTGCTGCGCTTCACGCGTGTCGGCCGGGATATCTACGCCTTCGGGGCGAGCGAGCTGGCTGCCTATATGTCCGGCGTCCGGCGCGATCTGATCCGAAGCTGCGCGTTCGCGATCTCGTCGGTCTGCGCCGCTCTCGGAGGGATGATGCTTCTGTCGCAGACCCTCTACAGCGCGCCGACGATGGCGAGCAACCTGCTCTTGCCTGCGCTGGTCGGCGTGGTGGCGGGCGGAACCGCGATCTCGGGCGGGGTAGGCGGCCTGTCGGCAAGCCTGATAGGCGGGCTCACGGCGGTCATGGTCCGTGTCGGCGCCACGATTGCGGGCCTGCCGGGGGCGGCGCAGGACGTCGCCTTCGGCATCATCATTCTGGTTGCGGTCGCCGTTACGACAGACAGGACCAAGATCGGCATCGTCAAGTGA
- a CDS encoding nuclear transport factor 2 family protein translates to MPKADLADEVRRLIEALEQKRYSAMLASDVATLEDLLDDDLVYTHSFGERDDKAGYLKKVANRFFIYHEIHYSSERIVVRDSCAIVAGIMRAKATVGNAAREIDNSCMAVWGKSKGQWRLIAYQPTPLRK, encoded by the coding sequence TTGCCAAAAGCCGACCTTGCCGATGAGGTTCGCCGCCTCATCGAGGCACTTGAGCAGAAACGCTATTCGGCAATGCTGGCGTCCGACGTCGCGACGCTTGAAGATCTTCTCGATGACGACCTGGTCTACACGCACTCTTTCGGAGAGCGTGACGACAAGGCGGGCTATCTGAAGAAGGTCGCGAACCGGTTCTTCATCTATCACGAGATCCACTACAGCAGTGAACGCATCGTCGTCCGTGACAGCTGTGCCATCGTCGCGGGAATCATGCGCGCGAAGGCGACTGTGGGGAACGCGGCCCGCGAGATCGACAATTCCTGCATGGCGGTGTGGGGAAAAAGCAAGGGCCAGTGGCGTCTGATTGCATATCAGCCGACGCCCTTGCGGAAGTAG